The following proteins come from a genomic window of Yinghuangia sp. ASG 101:
- the ccsB gene encoding c-type cytochrome biogenesis protein CcsB, translated as MYSAIAVYMLAFFAYCAEWVFGGRSRVARESAALAPRSEAAEPVRAIVPAATLAAARGGVAVAERPVVTTTAPAPPEAGKVTVVVRDGGHDGGSADDAGDVTGGDERSDRFGRIAVSFTVLAFLLHAGTLMARGFAVKRAPWGNMYEFSVSVSLMVVAAFLILLTRRKVRWLGLFVLLPVITTLGIAVSVLYTDSQQLVPALHSYWLWIHVSSAIVSFGALHIGALASILYLMKDSYNKRMAASAQPKTRPWDTVMERIPAPASLDKTAYRVNALIFPLWTFAVVAGAIWAENAWGRYWGWDPKETWSFITWVAYAAYLHARATGGWKGRNAAWLSLFAFACFLFNYYGVNIFVNGLHSYAGV; from the coding sequence ATGTACTCGGCCATCGCGGTCTACATGCTGGCGTTCTTCGCCTACTGCGCGGAATGGGTCTTCGGCGGTCGCAGCCGGGTCGCGCGGGAGTCCGCGGCGCTCGCGCCGCGGTCCGAAGCGGCCGAGCCGGTGCGGGCGATCGTCCCCGCGGCGACCCTCGCGGCGGCCCGCGGCGGTGTCGCGGTGGCCGAGCGCCCGGTCGTCACCACCACCGCTCCCGCGCCTCCCGAGGCGGGGAAGGTGACGGTCGTCGTCCGCGACGGCGGGCACGACGGCGGCTCGGCCGACGACGCGGGCGATGTGACCGGCGGCGACGAACGGTCCGACCGCTTCGGCCGGATCGCGGTCTCGTTCACCGTGCTCGCCTTCCTCCTGCACGCCGGAACGCTCATGGCCCGGGGCTTCGCGGTCAAGCGCGCGCCGTGGGGCAACATGTACGAGTTCTCCGTGTCGGTCTCGCTGATGGTCGTCGCGGCGTTCCTCATCCTGCTGACCCGCCGCAAGGTGCGCTGGCTCGGGCTGTTCGTGCTGCTCCCGGTCATCACCACGCTCGGCATCGCCGTCAGCGTGCTCTACACCGACAGCCAGCAGCTCGTGCCCGCGCTGCACTCGTACTGGCTGTGGATCCACGTCTCGTCGGCGATCGTGTCGTTCGGTGCGCTCCACATCGGCGCGCTCGCGTCGATCCTGTACCTGATGAAGGACAGCTACAACAAGCGCATGGCCGCCTCCGCGCAGCCGAAGACGCGCCCGTGGGACACCGTGATGGAGCGCATCCCCGCGCCCGCGTCGCTCGACAAGACCGCCTACCGCGTGAACGCGCTGATCTTCCCGCTGTGGACCTTCGCCGTCGTCGCCGGGGCGATCTGGGCGGAGAACGCGTGGGGCCGCTACTGGGGCTGGGACCCGAAGGAGACCTGGTCGTTCATCACGTGGGTCGCGTACGCCGCCTACCTGCACGCCCGCGCGACCGGCGGCTGGAAGGGCCGCAACGCGGCGTGGCTGTCGCTGTTCGCGTTCGCGTGCTTCCTGTTCAACTACTACGGCGTGAACATTTTCGTGAATGGTCTCCATTCCTACGCCGGTGTCTGA
- a CDS encoding DinB family protein — MTVDNRTGPPRLGSEREMLRAYLDYHRETLSMKCEGLTDEELRRQSMPPSTLSLLGLVRHMAEVERAWFHRVFEDNDVPMVWSDEIDFQAAYDASTSTRNEAFGAWEAEVENSRRIEREAESLDRAGYQPRWSEEVSLRRVMLHVLLEYGRHNGHADLLREGVDGTVGA; from the coding sequence GTGACCGTCGACAATCGCACAGGACCGCCCAGGTTGGGAAGCGAACGTGAGATGCTGCGGGCTTACCTCGACTACCACCGCGAGACCCTTTCCATGAAGTGCGAAGGGCTTACCGACGAGGAGCTGCGGCGGCAGTCGATGCCGCCGTCCACGCTTTCGCTGCTCGGTCTGGTCCGGCACATGGCGGAGGTGGAGCGTGCTTGGTTCCATCGGGTGTTCGAGGACAACGACGTGCCCATGGTCTGGTCCGACGAGATCGACTTCCAGGCGGCGTACGACGCGAGCACGTCGACCAGGAACGAGGCGTTCGGGGCCTGGGAGGCCGAAGTGGAGAACTCGCGCCGTATCGAGCGGGAGGCCGAGTCCCTTGACCGGGCCGGGTATCAGCCGAGATGGAGCGAGGAAGTATCGCTGCGGAGGGTGATGCTGCACGTGCTCCTGGAGTACGGCCGCCACAACGGGCACGCGGACCTTCTGCGCGAGGGTGTCGACGGGACCGTGGGCGCCTGA
- a CDS encoding helix-turn-helix transcriptional regulator, with protein sequence MRGHEALGDFLRSRRARIRPEEVGFASGSGQRRVPGLRREELAHLAGVSVDYYVRLEQGRSRGVSEAVLDAVADALRLDDEERGHLRRLARPDRFGSGQPKEHGEVRPGVRRLLSWLAAPALVMGPRMDVLAWNRPVCALITDFGLLPAHERNLARLHLLDATIGSRYPDREMIAREAVGHLRAAAGHYPDDAELRALIDELTHASPEFRRHWARHEIRVKAHGTKRIDHPDVGPLTLAYEITRFPQDADLSLLVYTAEPGSAEESALRTLARTG encoded by the coding sequence GTGCGTGGACACGAGGCTTTGGGCGACTTCCTGCGCTCCCGGCGCGCCCGGATCCGCCCCGAGGAGGTCGGATTCGCCTCGGGGTCCGGTCAGCGCCGGGTCCCCGGGCTGCGCCGCGAGGAGCTGGCACACCTGGCCGGGGTGAGCGTCGACTACTACGTCCGCCTCGAACAGGGGCGCAGCCGGGGCGTCTCCGAGGCGGTGCTCGACGCGGTCGCCGACGCGCTGCGGCTCGACGACGAAGAGCGCGGCCACCTGCGGCGGTTGGCCCGGCCCGACCGCTTCGGATCCGGGCAGCCGAAGGAGCACGGCGAGGTGCGTCCCGGTGTCCGGCGCCTTCTGTCCTGGCTGGCGGCCCCGGCACTCGTGATGGGCCCGAGGATGGACGTCCTGGCCTGGAACCGGCCGGTGTGCGCGCTGATCACCGACTTCGGGCTGCTGCCCGCGCACGAACGCAACCTCGCCCGGCTCCACTTGCTCGACGCGACGATCGGATCGCGGTATCCGGACCGCGAGATGATCGCCAGGGAGGCCGTCGGCCACCTCCGTGCGGCGGCGGGCCACTACCCCGACGATGCCGAGCTGCGCGCGCTGATCGACGAACTCACGCACGCCAGCCCCGAGTTCCGCCGCCACTGGGCACGACACGAGATACGCGTCAAGGCGCACGGCACCAAGCGGATCGACCACCCGGACGTCGGCCCGCTCACCTTGGCCTACGAGATCACGCGGTTCCCCCAGGACGCGGACCTGAGCCTGCTGGTCTACACCGCCGAACCGGGCTCCGCGGAGGAAAGCGCGCTGCGAACGCTCGCCCGTACGGGCTGA
- the tgmB gene encoding ATP-grasp ribosomal peptide maturase translates to MSDLERPVWVVTNDDDPTADLVIAELHRREVPVVRFDSGHFPATLTMSGYLGNAQGWQGSVRTPSRTSRLDRVRSLYYRRPSGFVFPHLDAEDARFAVSEARYGMGGIVSSLPGCLYVNHPNRIGDAEYKPAGLAAAFASGFDVPPTLVTNEPERARRFIREHERVLYKPLSTPLYLRDGVSHTASVAPVAVDEIDDAVGGTMNLFQEIIDKVGDVRTTVIGGQVYSVAITSGLLDWRTDYSAISYTVVDTPDHIRTALYAYLAHFRLVYGAFDFAVTANNQWWLLECNPSGQFAWLEPETGLPMVATMADLLEKGELATWT, encoded by the coding sequence GTGAGTGATCTCGAACGGCCCGTCTGGGTGGTCACCAACGACGACGACCCGACGGCCGACCTGGTGATCGCCGAGCTGCACCGCCGGGAGGTCCCGGTGGTGCGGTTCGACAGCGGGCACTTCCCCGCGACCCTGACCATGTCGGGCTATCTCGGCAACGCCCAGGGCTGGCAAGGGAGCGTACGAACTCCCTCGCGGACAAGCCGTCTCGACCGCGTGCGATCGCTGTACTACCGCCGTCCCTCCGGCTTCGTCTTTCCGCACCTGGACGCGGAGGACGCGAGGTTCGCCGTCTCGGAGGCCCGCTACGGCATGGGCGGCATCGTCTCCTCGTTACCGGGGTGCCTCTACGTGAACCACCCCAACCGCATCGGGGACGCCGAGTACAAACCCGCGGGGCTCGCCGCCGCGTTCGCCTCGGGGTTCGACGTCCCGCCGACGCTCGTCACGAACGAGCCGGAGCGGGCGCGCCGGTTCATACGCGAGCACGAACGCGTGCTCTACAAGCCGCTGTCCACGCCTCTCTACCTGCGTGACGGTGTCTCGCACACGGCGTCCGTCGCGCCGGTCGCCGTGGACGAGATCGACGACGCCGTCGGCGGCACGATGAACCTGTTCCAGGAGATCATCGACAAAGTGGGGGACGTGCGGACCACCGTCATCGGTGGGCAGGTGTATTCGGTCGCGATCACGTCCGGTCTCTTGGACTGGCGCACGGACTATTCCGCGATCTCCTACACGGTGGTCGACACGCCCGACCACATCCGCACGGCCCTCTACGCCTACCTCGCGCATTTCCGACTGGTCTACGGAGCATTCGATTTCGCGGTGACGGCGAACAACCAATGGTGGCTGCTGGAGTGCAACCCTTCCGGCCAATTCGCATGGCTGGAACCGGAAACCGGGCTTCCCATGGTCGCGACCATGGCAGACCTGTTGGAGAAAGGCGAACTCGCAACGTGGACCTGA
- a CDS encoding DUF397 domain-containing protein — translation MRTTSRLRATTWRKSSYSNNVGGDCVEVAEGTPGSVPVRDSKDVARGMLTLPPTTWSALTHALKSA, via the coding sequence ATGCGGACAACGTCTCGTCTGAGAGCCACAACTTGGCGCAAGTCCAGCTACAGCAACAACGTTGGCGGTGACTGTGTCGAGGTTGCGGAAGGCACCCCCGGCAGCGTCCCCGTCCGGGACAGCAAGGACGTCGCGCGCGGCATGCTCACCCTGCCCCCGACCACCTGGAGTGCGCTCACCCACGCCCTCAAGAGCGCCTGA
- the tgmA gene encoding putative ATP-grasp-modified RiPP translates to MFNYSDRFPTGSPLPTGLTTAVPWGVRRMRPYPVVPSVYARVEIDAETQLGRYLDHTNTVVEMPAHGTSSGTNPATGTGALDSRPGAPADRDTGNDADQ, encoded by the coding sequence ATGTTCAACTATTCCGACCGCTTCCCCACCGGCAGCCCCCTGCCGACCGGGCTCACCACGGCCGTGCCGTGGGGAGTTCGGCGCATGCGGCCGTACCCGGTCGTGCCGAGCGTCTACGCCCGCGTCGAGATCGACGCCGAGACGCAGTTGGGCCGCTACCTCGACCACACCAACACGGTCGTGGAGATGCCCGCCCACGGGACCAGTTCCGGAACGAATCCCGCGACCGGAACCGGCGCTCTCGACAGTCGACCGGGCGCCCCGGCCGACCGCGACACCGGGAATGACGCCGATCAGTGA
- a CDS encoding DUF397 domain-containing protein, which translates to MDTSLTLNSATWRTSTYSNTHGGECVEVAAGIPHLIPVRDSKTPARGALTLSPATWASLTTALKRA; encoded by the coding sequence ATGGACACCTCGCTCACCCTGAACTCCGCGACCTGGCGCACGTCGACCTACAGCAACACGCATGGCGGCGAATGCGTCGAGGTCGCGGCAGGCATCCCCCACCTGATCCCCGTCCGCGACAGCAAGACCCCCGCTCGCGGGGCCCTCACCCTCAGCCCCGCTACCTGGGCCTCCCTCACCACCGCCCTCAAGCGCGCCTGA
- a CDS encoding SigE family RNA polymerase sigma factor, which translates to MQRDDFSKETDAEPDSLIATGVVSRQAADARGEFDEFYAATARRMVAAVYALNGNLADAEDAVHEAYARAWVRWGRLKAGGDPAGWVRVVAQRLAVSSWRKARNRVRAHLRHGSPDTAPELGPDHVALVAALRKLPKDQRRAIVLFHLYDLPAEAVARELRCSEGAVRTRLYRARQALAAHLAESPAEFEPA; encoded by the coding sequence ATGCAGCGAGACGACTTCTCGAAGGAGACGGATGCGGAGCCCGATTCCCTGATCGCCACCGGCGTCGTTTCCCGGCAGGCCGCCGACGCCCGAGGCGAGTTCGACGAGTTCTATGCCGCCACCGCGCGTCGCATGGTGGCGGCCGTGTACGCCCTCAACGGCAATCTCGCGGACGCCGAGGACGCCGTCCACGAGGCGTACGCCCGTGCCTGGGTGCGCTGGGGGCGCCTCAAAGCCGGAGGCGACCCGGCGGGCTGGGTACGGGTCGTGGCCCAGCGGCTGGCCGTGAGTTCGTGGCGCAAGGCACGCAACCGCGTCAGGGCGCACCTGCGCCACGGCTCCCCGGACACGGCGCCCGAACTGGGCCCGGACCACGTGGCGTTGGTCGCGGCGCTGCGCAAACTGCCGAAGGACCAGCGGCGCGCGATCGTGCTCTTCCACCTCTACGACCTGCCGGCCGAGGCCGTCGCGCGGGAACTCCGCTGCTCGGAAGGGGCCGTCCGCACCCGGCTGTACCGGGCCCGCCAGGCCCTCGCCGCGCATTTGGCCGAAAGCCCGGCCGAGTTCGAGCCCGCCTGA
- a CDS encoding helix-turn-helix domain-containing protein: MQFQERELTPGASPRHLYGAEIRRQRKLVDMSLVALADILGYSRVHVSRFETAERAIPPDLPPKLDVAFGTNGIFVAMYELIKNEVFPDFVRRYMDFESKSIRMRKYVSSTIPGLLQTPGYALAALRAGQTTATDEKIREDVEARLSRQAILARDNPPHLLAVLDEAVLRRPVGSPSTMAEQLRHLLTIGESPRLILQVVPFAHGAHAIMGGSLTLLTQDDGTQTAYLEGSHTGQLIESIAAVTEYELAYDLVRASSLTQEASAAMIHAAIKEYEACGQRLV, encoded by the coding sequence ATGCAATTCCAAGAAAGGGAGTTGACGCCCGGCGCGTCACCCCGCCACCTCTACGGCGCCGAAATCCGGCGCCAACGCAAGCTCGTCGACATGTCGCTCGTGGCCCTCGCCGACATCCTGGGCTACAGCCGCGTCCATGTGTCCCGCTTCGAAACGGCGGAGCGGGCCATCCCGCCGGACCTGCCGCCGAAGCTGGACGTCGCGTTCGGGACGAACGGCATCTTCGTGGCGATGTACGAGCTGATCAAGAACGAGGTCTTCCCGGATTTCGTACGGCGGTACATGGACTTCGAGTCCAAGTCCATCCGGATGCGTAAGTACGTCTCGTCCACCATCCCGGGCTTGCTCCAGACGCCCGGATATGCCCTCGCCGCGCTGCGCGCAGGTCAGACCACTGCAACGGACGAGAAGATCAGAGAAGATGTCGAAGCCCGTTTGAGCCGCCAAGCCATCCTTGCCCGAGACAACCCGCCGCACCTGCTCGCTGTCTTGGACGAAGCTGTGCTGCGACGTCCCGTGGGCAGTCCGTCAACCATGGCCGAACAGCTGCGCCACCTGTTGACAATCGGGGAGTCCCCCCGTCTCATCCTCCAAGTGGTCCCGTTCGCTCATGGTGCTCACGCCATCATGGGTGGGTCGCTGACCTTGCTGACGCAGGACGACGGAACACAAACCGCCTACCTGGAGGGCAGTCACACTGGACAACTCATCGAAAGCATCGCCGCAGTCACGGAGTACGAATTGGCGTACGATCTCGTCCGCGCCAGCTCGCTGACGCAGGAAGCGTCGGCAGCCATGATTCACGCGGCTATCAAGGAGTACGAAGCATGCGGACAACGTCTCGTCTGA
- a CDS encoding DUF6193 family natural product biosynthesis protein: MHDVVQDQWLRLLANAGDPRRIGRSMFVVPCATMLRTAYAHPRLQVLFPWMGMGELHFSWCTEQPWTWDIPYIAPTSDGRFLVAGPLRSQIVGHADSAHDAVAMVVDRLPPECGKAFVGTPAELVVHERKDERG; the protein is encoded by the coding sequence ATGCATGACGTAGTCCAGGACCAGTGGCTGCGCCTCCTCGCAAACGCGGGCGACCCGCGGAGGATCGGGCGGTCGATGTTCGTGGTGCCGTGCGCGACGATGCTGCGGACCGCGTACGCGCACCCGCGACTCCAGGTTCTCTTCCCGTGGATGGGGATGGGGGAGCTGCACTTCAGCTGGTGCACCGAACAGCCTTGGACATGGGACATTCCCTACATCGCTCCGACCAGTGACGGCCGGTTCCTCGTAGCGGGACCGTTGCGCTCGCAGATCGTCGGCCACGCCGATTCGGCACATGACGCTGTCGCGATGGTGGTCGACCGCTTGCCACCGGAATGCGGAAAGGCCTTCGTCGGTACGCCCGCGGAGCTTGTTGTGCACGAGCGGAAGGACGAGCGAGGTTGA
- a CDS encoding rRNA adenine N-6-methyltransferase family protein, translated as MDLNEAMIGDLIRDYGPLTEHVAAAVRAIPRELFVPDGYFMTVAGSMPTAFRPVMPEDDDWREQCYARVPLVTQIAGTINPRDVHGEIVREPTSSMSDPSLVTLTLEEADLRPGLRVLELGAGTGWQAALLSRIVGEDNVVTVETDPTIARRAQIHLYGAGHHPEIIEGDGRAGYPAGGPYDRILATFGVARIYPAWLEQVKPGGIIMANLRGRLEPSGLVRLVRQDDGTAVGGFISESSYMQARQEAPSAHLMLPDPSTGRTRPTSLDPKTLHDNAARLVTESVAGGLQWLAGLDVGDGPADWFVDTDTGAYAVVRETVHGFSVTEDPAHPVWGAIETALAAWRDAGEPETTRLFVTASVDGHTIHFP; from the coding sequence GTGGACCTGAACGAAGCGATGATCGGCGACCTGATCCGTGATTACGGCCCGCTTACCGAACACGTCGCGGCGGCCGTACGCGCGATTCCCCGTGAACTGTTCGTGCCCGACGGGTACTTCATGACAGTCGCCGGCAGCATGCCGACCGCGTTCCGGCCCGTGATGCCGGAAGACGACGACTGGAGGGAGCAGTGCTACGCGCGTGTACCGCTCGTGACGCAGATCGCCGGGACGATCAACCCCCGTGACGTCCACGGTGAGATCGTACGCGAGCCCACGTCGTCGATGTCCGACCCGAGCCTCGTCACGCTCACACTCGAAGAAGCCGACCTGCGCCCGGGTCTCCGCGTACTCGAACTCGGCGCCGGAACCGGATGGCAGGCCGCGCTCCTGAGCCGGATCGTGGGCGAGGACAACGTCGTCACCGTCGAGACCGATCCCACGATCGCTCGCCGCGCGCAGATCCACCTCTACGGCGCCGGCCACCACCCCGAGATCATCGAGGGCGACGGCCGCGCCGGGTATCCGGCAGGCGGCCCGTACGACCGCATCCTGGCCACGTTCGGCGTGGCCCGGATCTACCCCGCATGGCTGGAACAGGTGAAGCCCGGCGGCATCATCATGGCGAACCTCCGCGGCCGCCTGGAGCCGTCGGGGCTCGTGCGCCTGGTGCGTCAGGACGACGGCACGGCCGTCGGGGGCTTCATCTCCGAAAGCTCCTACATGCAGGCCCGTCAGGAAGCCCCCTCCGCGCACCTGATGCTCCCCGACCCGTCGACGGGCCGCACCCGGCCGACAAGCCTTGATCCCAAGACGCTGCACGACAACGCCGCCCGGCTCGTGACGGAGAGCGTGGCCGGAGGGCTCCAGTGGTTGGCGGGGCTCGACGTCGGGGACGGGCCCGCCGACTGGTTCGTCGACACGGACACCGGCGCGTACGCGGTCGTCCGCGAGACGGTCCACGGGTTCAGCGTCACCGAGGACCCGGCCCACCCCGTGTGGGGAGCGATCGAGACGGCCCTCGCGGCGTGGCGCGACGCGGGCGAGCCGGAGACGACGCGCCTGTTCGTGACGGCGAGCGTGGACGGCCACACGATCCACTTCCCGTGA
- a CDS encoding SH3 domain-containing protein — translation MGEDGRGRHRARRIGELPGLLRGWRARTADGLVRAAGSKPGAVIAFLVLAFAAWILADVIVNEDVHRDGNRDAAETRPGDAFPPPLPPGEPALVAAAGPSPDIPVGPAPSAPVEQAPVSEPSAPPPEPSPSPSPEPPPPAPAPEPPAPAPASPAPAATPAPPPPPPAPAPEIAYARQYTLMVRSAPTQRADLVATVPNNTPVTVVCHTGGPAVVSFTGRTTTTWDKIITPQGATGYVSDGWLLTRAEVTELVPAC, via the coding sequence ATGGGCGAGGACGGGCGGGGGCGCCACCGGGCCCGCCGGATCGGCGAACTCCCCGGGCTGCTGCGCGGTTGGCGGGCGAGGACGGCCGACGGCCTGGTGCGCGCGGCGGGTTCCAAACCCGGTGCGGTGATCGCCTTCCTCGTGCTGGCGTTCGCGGCGTGGATACTCGCCGACGTCATCGTCAACGAGGACGTCCACCGCGACGGGAACCGCGACGCCGCGGAGACCCGCCCCGGAGACGCGTTTCCCCCGCCGCTGCCACCCGGCGAGCCGGCGCTGGTCGCGGCGGCCGGGCCGTCCCCCGACATCCCGGTCGGGCCCGCGCCCTCCGCGCCGGTGGAACAGGCACCGGTCTCGGAGCCGTCGGCGCCTCCGCCCGAGCCGTCCCCGTCACCCTCCCCGGAACCGCCGCCGCCCGCACCGGCACCCGAACCGCCCGCACCGGCACCCGCGTCCCCCGCCCCGGCCGCGACCCCGGCGCCGCCGCCACCGCCTCCGGCCCCGGCCCCCGAGATCGCCTACGCGCGCCAATACACCCTCATGGTCCGCAGCGCCCCCACGCAGCGCGCCGACCTGGTCGCGACGGTGCCCAACAACACCCCGGTCACCGTCGTCTGCCACACCGGAGGCCCCGCGGTGGTGTCGTTCACCGGCCGTACGACCACCACGTGGGACAAGATCATCACCCCGCAGGGCGCCACCGGCTACGTCTCCGACGGCTGGCTGCTCACCCGGGCCGAGGTCACCGAACTCGTCCCGGCCTGCTGA